The sequence below is a genomic window from Merismopedia glauca CCAP 1448/3.
TCGGGAGAAATATCGAGGCAATCGCTAAAAGCAGCAGCATCTCGACTGCCAATCCAGCCCCAAAAGAGAACGTCAATATAATCGATTCCTAATTCTTGAAACTGGTCAAATAGAGCAGAAAGGGCGACTTCTGGATTTTTAATGTAGGTAACTGTCGCTAAAACAACTTTATCTCGCACCGCAGAACCGCGCCCGCAAAGTTGTTTTAACGCGCCAGACATCGAACGGTAGAGGAAATGGTGCAAATCGCTGGAATAAAAGAAGTAATTAATCCCCTGTTCAAATGCATATAGGGTATCTTCGCTAGAAATCGCACCTCCACCACCCAAACCCAAGCAGCTAACAGTCAGATCTGTTCGCCCTAATTTGCGATAAAAAGGTAAATCTGACTCTGGGTATTGGAGCGAGAATGCTGATTCTTTATGGTTTGTTTGGGAAATCTGTGGTGCTAGATCGACTATTTGCATGACTGAGAAAATGTGACTTTTTTAGTGTAAGTGAAGTACTCATTGGCGGGCAAGATGCCCGCCCCACAAGAGTTTCAAATAAATTAAATAGAGGTGATTTACGTCAAAATTTACTTATTCAATGGCACATAAATATCGCTCGATTCAGCGTTGAGGTAAGGGGTAGCGATCGCCACTCCTATTAGGTCAAACTGGTTTAAAATAGACTCAAAACGTGCTTCAGTTGACTTTCGATCTTGCTTCTGGGCTGCTAGCAAACCATTAGCCACAATTTGACAGCGATTCATCCCAAAGCTTTCCACTGCGGCGAATCTTTGAGTGGGTTCTTCGGCTAATCCTAAGCCTGGGGCTAGTAGTTTGGTAAATAGTGGAATTTCTGGCAGAAAATGAGATCGGTGTTCTGTATATACGGATTGCAATATGGGGCGAACGCTTTCATAATGATGACTATCGAAATACAACACTCCCGAATCGTGTCTTTTATAGTCTGAAGGGTTATAAAGGACTTTGAAAGTAAAGGGCAAGTCGATTTCATTCAACTTTTGGGTAAGACTGTTCATGACGGCTACTGCACCTTCAGGAGTCAAACTCCAATAAATCCGCACTAGCTGAGATCCAGATGCAATCCGATCGTGAACGCCAGCGTTGCTCACAGCCATGTAGAATCCATTTTGGACAAGGTTTTTGGGTAAACGAATGGCAACAGGGTTCCCAACGACAATTGCTTCTTCTGGAGATTTTAGATGGCGATCACGCTTAATATGCAAGGTTAACCCACTTTTGGTAACGGCGATCGCTCCATCATCTTCTTCTCGCACCACTACCCAACTTTCATCAAAGTATCCTTCCCCTGTATTGCTGTGGTGGATCTGTTCGTAAAATTCCAGATCCATCCCTAAAACGGTGTTATTTTCTAGATCTTGAGGATTAACTTGAGTTTCCGATTCTGGTGCTAGTGCAGCTTTGAGGGAACCGTTGTAGTAGATACCATATAGAAAACTCCGCAGTTGAGAACTAATGTACTTTTGCTGTAAATCTAATGGCATACTCTGCAAGCGTTCTACAGCGTCAGGCAGTAGTTCTAGAGGCTTATAATGGGGATGCTTGATACAAAAGCCGTCTATTTCCACATTGGTGGCTATATCTTGCAGTGCAGTCATTAATCTGGGATCTAGTAAGGTTTTTTCCAGTAGCATTAAGCTGTCACGCATTTAGGTTACTAGTGGGGATTGAGTGTAGGGTTTTTAAATTAAAATCGGTTCTGGTTTCGATTTATTAGTCAATTCAGATTCAGATAAACCAAAAATAGTGGGAATAGATGCTTGCGGGCGACACAGAAAACTCTTAGCTACTTGCAGCATACAAATACCTATATTGTTGAATACTTTTTGGTATTGCAACATGGCTTGAATTTGTTGAATCAAAACTAAACCTGCAAACTGAACTACCCGTGAGATAAAAGCTGGTTGCTGCTGTAATATTTCGGGAAATTTGGCTAAATATGTGGTTATCATGGCAGCTAAGGAAGGTTGTAACAACTCTAACGGTGTTACTGCCATTCTCAGCGACTCTTCCAAGGTAATGTCTTTGCTGACAACTAAACTCCCCAACCAAATTTGCACGTAACTGGCTACCAAAGAACCGATATCAAAGGCGGGATCTCCCCAACTGCTGCGTTCCCAATCAATTAAGCGCAATATACTGGGAGAATCTGAGATATTTTTCGCCCAATCATTGTTTAGCAACAGGTTATTGAATTTTAGATCGTTATGCGTTAAGCAACAAGGTTGATAGGAAGAAGTGAGAGAGGCGATCGCTTTCCCCAAACTGTCGTAACGTTGGTATAAGGCGAGAAACTTCAATCCATCTGCTGGATAAATCCCAAATACTTCTGGAGTAATGCGATCGATTTCTCCGAGATATAAGGCTATTTGCAGTTCGGATGGGCTTTCAGAAGTTAAAAAATCTCGATATTCTAGTTTATTTAAAGTAAAACGATGAATTTTAGCAATTGCAGCCCCAATATCAGTTGCTATAGCCTCTGGGTAAGTCTGTTCTTTGGTATAAAACTCAGCTAAATCGCGGTAATTATCTAGGTAGTTGAAGGTGATGATGGATTTATCGCGATCGAAATCCAATACTTCTGGAAATAAATGACGAATAGCAGCAAATTCAGCAAAGTTATGCAGAAGTTCTTGAATGCGCCATTCTCGGAGAAACTCACCCGCGCTTTTCCCTTGTTTATTATGACGCTCTTGTTTAACTAATAGTTTTTGACTGCTTTCTAGAGTTACAAGTAAATTAAAGTTCTTTGCTATCTTTAATTCAACTTTTGTGCGATCGTAATTATCCAAACCGCACAAATTTTTCTCGTTGAGATAAGTAAATACATTTTGTGAACTCAATAAAAAAGACATATTTTATTAGCAGAGTTATTAACATAAATTACTACCAGAGATAGGCAGGTTTTCTCATCCTTATCTCTGGATTTTAGGTTCTATTCGCAGAAGGGAGGAGGAGGAGGGCAATCTGGTGTCATTATTTCCTTGGCTATGCGGGTTGCGGCAGAAAAAAGTATTATTGCGGTAGCAACAGGAACAGGGGTAAATCCTCCTTGAATTTGACTAGCTGCAAAAGATGAGTCGTCAAGTTCATTAAGATAACTTTCGCTATCTGCAAACAAATCTGAACCAGAAACTTGCAGATCTGCAATGTTAATTGTTGACATTCTTTGAAACCTTATTTAACAGTGTTTTTTGGCATTGACTCTGTATAATCAATACCTAGTTCAATAATGATTAAATAATCGATCGCTGTCAATGATTTATCCGTTTGCAAATGTGCATAATTAGCACAATTTTGTTCTAGCTTTAGTCTGGTTACCCAAAAGTCTGTGTTGGCAAAGTAGGCACTGTGGTGAGAAAAAGTAATATTCAGCTTCTTACAATAGTCGTCTCGTAATATCAACTAGAGATATAGTTACTATGGTGGCGACACACCATCCAGAACTAGCAATTGTCCAAGTGACTGAAGTTGTTGCACCTCCAGAAATGCTTAATTCATCGTCTGACGATAAATCTCGGAGATAACTTTCATCATCAGTAAAAAGAGAATAACCGGCTGGGTTTAGATCGTTTATGAGGATAGTTGCCATTTTGAAACCTCTTTGCGATTATCCCATAACCGTATGACTCACATTTCTCAATGTCAATAGTTTATGAATTCTAAAATGAACATAATTGTGACAATTATGTTCCCATTCTTCATGATTTTGGCGTGCAGAATTTCCTCAGACTTTTCAGAGAGCAAACTAATCTAATGTGCATTTAAATTACTTATTTGCTTCCCTTTCTCCCCTCTTCCTTCTTCCTCAATAGCTTTTTAGTTATTAAATTTTCTAAGAATTCCCCAACGTAATTTTCTGGAATCAAAATCCTAGATAGTGTAGACAATCAAATACTTGCCATTGGAAATAATGACTTGCTATAACCAATTTTAGAGAGTAATTAGATTTCTATGGTTCAAAATCACCCTAAAATTGCCCCAAAAGTCTTCACAGCAGCTTTGGGACAGACTCTGAGCGATCGCGAACAGGGAAAACTACAGCAAAACATCCAAATCATTGAGTGCGTACCTTATAAGGAGTTTTGGAATTCAGAAACATCA
It includes:
- a CDS encoding phosphotransferase family protein, with amino-acid sequence MSFLLSSQNVFTYLNEKNLCGLDNYDRTKVELKIAKNFNLLVTLESSQKLLVKQERHNKQGKSAGEFLREWRIQELLHNFAEFAAIRHLFPEVLDFDRDKSIITFNYLDNYRDLAEFYTKEQTYPEAIATDIGAAIAKIHRFTLNKLEYRDFLTSESPSELQIALYLGEIDRITPEVFGIYPADGLKFLALYQRYDSLGKAIASLTSSYQPCCLTHNDLKFNNLLLNNDWAKNISDSPSILRLIDWERSSWGDPAFDIGSLVASYVQIWLGSLVVSKDITLEESLRMAVTPLELLQPSLAAMITTYLAKFPEILQQQPAFISRVVQFAGLVLIQQIQAMLQYQKVFNNIGICMLQVAKSFLCRPQASIPTIFGLSESELTNKSKPEPILI
- a CDS encoding T3SS effector HopA1 family protein, coding for MRDSLMLLEKTLLDPRLMTALQDIATNVEIDGFCIKHPHYKPLELLPDAVERLQSMPLDLQQKYISSQLRSFLYGIYYNGSLKAALAPESETQVNPQDLENNTVLGMDLEFYEQIHHSNTGEGYFDESWVVVREEDDGAIAVTKSGLTLHIKRDRHLKSPEEAIVVGNPVAIRLPKNLVQNGFYMAVSNAGVHDRIASGSQLVRIYWSLTPEGAVAVMNSLTQKLNEIDLPFTFKVLYNPSDYKRHDSGVLYFDSHHYESVRPILQSVYTEHRSHFLPEIPLFTKLLAPGLGLAEEPTQRFAAVESFGMNRCQIVANGLLAAQKQDRKSTEARFESILNQFDLIGVAIATPYLNAESSDIYVPLNK